In one Mucilaginibacter sp. PAMB04168 genomic region, the following are encoded:
- the pta gene encoding phosphate acetyltransferase, giving the protein MIKTVFITSTEPYSGKSIVSLGIINMLLGKAQKIGYFKPIVSRNPAEHKSDHIQTVLSYFDLPITYEDAYAFSWQDAMHQSENESQGEMIDTIIRKYKKMEDKYDFTVVEGSDYQGEGTAFEFEVNASIAKNLGAPVIAVISGDSKTTAQIVNAAITVIRNFEGREIQVLALVANKVSAEQVDDVRELLTAQLPASVILTIIPSTRGLQAPTMKEIYDELPNSKLLFGKERLTNQVDNFVTGAMQVPNFLNFIKENVLIITPGDRGDIIIAALQANLSTSYPSIAGIVLTAGTEPEEPIIRLIEGLQTVVPIIAVKAGTFQTTTQIGNIRSKISADNTKKIQLAIDVFNKYVDVAKLDERIVTFKHSGGITPRMFQYQLTNWAKRQKKHIVLPEGNDERVLKAAARLISQEIVDLTILGNPDDITANIKRLGLNLDVSKINIVNPAASNNYQDYVNTLYELRKNKNVNLEMATDMMTDVSYFGTMMVFKGHADGMVSGAVHTTQHTIRPALQFVKTKPGISVVSSVFFMCLPDRVSVFGDCAVNPNPTAEQLAEIAISSAESSQRFGIEPRIAMLSYSSGTSGEGEDVEKVRRATEIVKTKRPDLKVEGPIQYDAAVDPIVGKSKLPGSEVAGQASVLIFPDLNTGNNTYKAVQRETGALAIGPMLQGLNKPVNDLSRGCTVDDIFNTVIITAIQAQEG; this is encoded by the coding sequence ATGATTAAAACCGTTTTTATTACCAGTACCGAACCTTACAGCGGAAAATCAATCGTATCACTCGGAATCATTAATATGTTGTTGGGCAAGGCCCAAAAGATTGGCTATTTCAAGCCTATTGTAAGCCGCAATCCTGCCGAGCACAAAAGCGATCATATCCAAACTGTATTAAGCTACTTTGACCTGCCTATTACTTACGAAGATGCCTATGCTTTTAGCTGGCAGGATGCCATGCACCAAAGCGAGAATGAAAGCCAGGGCGAAATGATCGATACCATCATTAGGAAATACAAAAAGATGGAGGATAAGTATGACTTTACCGTAGTTGAAGGCAGTGATTACCAGGGCGAGGGTACTGCCTTTGAATTTGAGGTAAATGCATCAATAGCAAAAAATTTGGGTGCACCGGTTATTGCGGTTATATCGGGCGATAGTAAAACTACGGCACAAATTGTAAATGCCGCCATTACCGTTATCAGAAACTTTGAAGGCCGGGAGATACAGGTGCTGGCCCTGGTTGCCAACAAGGTAAGCGCCGAGCAGGTTGATGATGTAAGAGAGCTGCTCACAGCTCAACTACCAGCTTCGGTTATCTTAACCATCATCCCGTCTACCCGTGGTTTGCAGGCGCCTACCATGAAAGAGATTTATGACGAGCTACCCAATAGCAAATTGCTTTTTGGTAAGGAGCGCCTAACCAACCAGGTAGATAACTTTGTTACCGGCGCTATGCAGGTGCCAAACTTCCTGAATTTCATCAAAGAAAATGTACTCATTATTACGCCCGGAGACCGTGGCGATATCATTATAGCAGCGCTTCAGGCCAACCTGTCAACCAGCTATCCATCTATAGCGGGTATTGTATTAACAGCAGGTACAGAGCCCGAGGAGCCGATTATCAGACTGATTGAGGGTCTGCAAACGGTAGTGCCCATTATAGCTGTTAAAGCAGGCACCTTTCAAACCACTACGCAGATCGGTAACATCCGATCAAAGATTTCGGCTGATAATACGAAGAAGATACAGCTGGCCATTGATGTATTTAATAAATACGTAGACGTAGCCAAACTGGATGAACGTATAGTAACCTTTAAGCACAGTGGCGGCATTACGCCACGCATGTTCCAGTACCAGCTTACCAATTGGGCTAAACGACAAAAGAAACATATTGTATTGCCCGAGGGTAATGACGAGCGCGTTCTGAAGGCTGCAGCCCGGCTAATTAGCCAGGAAATTGTGGACCTAACCATACTGGGTAACCCCGATGATATTACGGCCAATATAAAACGCTTGGGCTTAAACCTGGATGTGAGTAAAATTAACATTGTTAACCCGGCTGCCTCTAATAATTATCAGGACTACGTAAATACACTTTACGAACTTCGCAAGAATAAAAATGTAAACCTGGAGATGGCTACCGATATGATGACGGATGTGTCTTACTTCGGTACTATGATGGTTTTTAAAGGCCATGCTGACGGCATGGTATCGGGCGCGGTACATACTACGCAACATACTATCAGGCCGGCTTTGCAGTTTGTTAAAACCAAGCCCGGCATCTCTGTTGTGTCTTCCGTATTTTTTATGTGTTTGCCAGACCGGGTTTCTGTGTTTGGAGACTGTGCTGTAAATCCCAACCCTACTGCCGAACAACTGGCCGAAATTGCCATATCATCGGCCGAAAGCAGTCAGCGGTTTGGTATTGAACCACGTATTGCTATGCTATCCTATTCATCAGGCACATCAGGCGAGGGCGAGGATGTAGAAAAGGTACGCCGCGCTACTGAAATTGTAAAAACTAAGCGCCCCGACTTAAAAGTAGAAGGCCCGATACAATACGATGCCGCCGTTGATCCTATTGTGGGCAAAAGCAAGCTCCCCGGATCTGAAGTAGCCGGGCAGGCGAGCGTATTGATCTTCCCGGATTTAAATACTGGCAACAACACCTACAAAGCGGTACAGCGCGAAACCGGAGCCCTGGCCATTGGCCCAATGCTGCAAGGGCTTAACAAGCCTGTAAATGATTTAAGTAGAGGTTGTACGGTGGATGATATTTTTAATACGGTTATCATTACTGCTATACAAGCGCAGGAGGGCTAA